A genomic region of Xanthomonas fragariae contains the following coding sequences:
- a CDS encoding helix-turn-helix transcriptional regulator — MLVGAWPQGLQHLQQRRDGQGASDGADDGVSLFGASGDALLILEYQEEAEDAYRHALKAMRGHQRQLRLLSCRNTAWLMLSQRRLSAALNCFAQLAMDRETPPTLCGESLLGKALTHFHLGQSTLALQTLERANEVLAELESGAADWLRIATALRLDMIAQLRIRRADRMSDHVFWQATLRQEDAAHAFEPNELRACIADLAESMPVVAQRMRHVRNLLRIAGGDTFGFDAQIDALPAAATGCPPCARQDAQVELALAALAVGRADLAERALAGAGRHHAPRWNLEFEYCQAKISQAMGRTEQALLLYNRYALGAVQCLRSEVQAPRLLESGTPAHVSDDISARLPAKYRRAYSYMITNAHRSDLSINEVAAQIGVTGRALQQAFKSATGLSPTQVLRRYRMQSIRDELLAEGGCGSVLQAASRWGVGSRSALAKGYRQHFNEAPMETLQR, encoded by the coding sequence ATGCTGGTTGGTGCTTGGCCTCAAGGACTGCAGCATCTCCAACAGCGCCGAGACGGGCAGGGCGCCTCGGATGGCGCTGACGACGGGGTCAGCCTGTTCGGCGCAAGCGGCGATGCGCTGCTGATCCTGGAGTATCAAGAAGAGGCTGAAGATGCATACAGGCATGCCTTGAAGGCGATGCGCGGACATCAGCGGCAATTGCGGTTGCTGTCGTGCCGTAATACCGCCTGGTTGATGCTGAGCCAGCGGCGGCTGAGCGCCGCGTTGAACTGCTTTGCGCAGTTGGCAATGGATCGCGAGACGCCGCCCACCCTCTGCGGCGAAAGCCTGTTGGGCAAGGCGCTGACTCACTTCCACCTGGGCCAGAGCACGCTCGCGTTGCAGACCTTGGAGCGTGCCAACGAAGTTCTGGCCGAATTGGAGAGCGGTGCCGCCGACTGGCTGCGGATCGCTACGGCACTGCGCCTGGACATGATTGCGCAGCTGCGCATCCGCCGCGCTGACCGCATGAGCGACCACGTGTTCTGGCAGGCCACGCTGCGCCAGGAAGATGCAGCGCATGCGTTCGAGCCCAACGAGCTGCGCGCCTGTATCGCCGATCTGGCCGAGAGCATGCCGGTGGTTGCACAGCGCATGCGGCACGTGCGCAATCTGCTGCGGATTGCCGGTGGCGATACCTTCGGGTTCGATGCGCAGATCGATGCGCTGCCAGCCGCGGCGACCGGCTGCCCGCCGTGCGCCCGACAGGACGCGCAGGTGGAACTGGCGCTCGCCGCGTTGGCGGTGGGACGTGCCGATCTGGCCGAGCGCGCCCTGGCCGGTGCCGGCCGGCATCATGCGCCGCGCTGGAATCTGGAATTCGAGTATTGCCAGGCCAAGATCAGCCAGGCGATGGGGCGTACCGAACAGGCGCTGTTGCTCTACAACCGTTATGCGCTGGGCGCCGTGCAGTGTCTGCGCAGCGAGGTGCAGGCGCCGCGCCTGCTGGAAAGCGGCACTCCTGCGCATGTCAGCGACGACATTTCCGCACGGTTGCCGGCCAAGTACCGGCGTGCTTACAGCTACATGATCACCAACGCGCACCGCTCGGATCTTTCGATCAATGAAGTGGCCGCGCAGATCGGGGTCACTGGGCGCGCGTTGCAGCAGGCGTTCAAGTCCGCTACCGGGCTGTCGCCGACCCAGGTGCTGCGCCGTTACCGGATGCAGAGCATCCGCGACGAGCTGCTGGCCGAAGGCGGCTGCGGCAGCGTGTTGCAGGCGGCCAGCCGTTGGGGCGTGGGGAGCCGCTCGGCGCTGGCCAAGGGTTACCGCCAACACTTTAATGAGGCGCCGATGGAAACCCTGCAGCGCTAG
- a CDS encoding response regulator transcription factor, with the protein MYGNPPNQHGSAFLLTQDARLASQVNASLAPLPPSFSVFSDELELLRSLRHSACELLIFDATCVASDDSSVLAWQHCHSGHPTPLIVLGRFDCANDILAWYRAGAQDVLALPFNSHELHVRAALAISPVAQACPETQHLSLGPYQLIRDENTVYMHGKPIVLTAREFSIAWLLFSSPGVCFRRCQLAKAVWGSHTEFTDRTMEQHIYKLRKKLQLCNHSGAVRIRTVYSHGYKLELSAHDKDAVTMSKAVSPSPAHRAAAC; encoded by the coding sequence ATGTACGGCAATCCGCCCAACCAGCACGGATCGGCTTTCCTGTTGACGCAGGACGCGCGTCTGGCATCGCAGGTCAACGCCAGCCTTGCACCGCTTCCGCCGAGTTTTTCGGTGTTCTCCGATGAACTTGAGCTCCTGCGCTCGCTGCGGCATTCGGCTTGCGAGCTGCTGATCTTCGATGCGACCTGTGTTGCTTCCGACGACAGCTCTGTGCTGGCTTGGCAGCACTGCCATAGTGGTCATCCCACGCCGCTGATCGTGCTGGGGCGTTTCGATTGCGCCAACGACATTCTGGCCTGGTATCGCGCAGGCGCGCAGGACGTGCTCGCGCTGCCATTCAATTCGCACGAACTGCATGTGCGCGCAGCCTTGGCGATCTCGCCGGTGGCGCAGGCTTGCCCGGAAACACAGCATCTCAGCCTTGGTCCGTACCAATTGATACGCGACGAAAATACCGTGTATATGCACGGCAAGCCGATCGTCCTGACTGCGCGTGAGTTCTCGATTGCATGGCTGCTGTTTTCCAGCCCCGGCGTGTGCTTTCGCCGCTGCCAACTGGCCAAGGCAGTATGGGGTAGTCACACCGAGTTCACCGACCGCACCATGGAGCAGCACATCTACAAGCTGCGCAAGAAATTGCAGCTATGCAATCACAGCGGAGCGGTGCGCATCAGAACTGTGTATTCGCACGGCTACAAGCTGGAACTGTCCGCGCACGACAAGGATGCAGTGACGATGAGCAAGGCAGTCAGTCCCAGCCCGGCGCATCGCGCGGCGGCTTGCTGA
- a CDS encoding PAS domain S-box protein, which produces MDAETAVDSAGPFSYDSRQCQLLVQSVADYALCLLDTVGYVRSWNPGSERIKGYSAGEVLGVHFSRFYLSEDVQRDEPTHNLEIAAREGRFAAEGWRVRKDGSRFWASVVIEPVLELGMLVGFAMVTRDVTERHEAQRLLQQAQHAFLGSQKVEALGKLTLGVAHDFNNLLTVMVTSLDLIALRSGDDARTRMLINAAQTAVDRGTLLTRQLLAFARGQRLVPERHAANDVLAGSLELLLRRACPAGVGLSLEFAEALPDVCIDPGQLEAALLNLIFNSCDAMPTGGAIVVATAATLRVALSDPHGPQRRYVSIAVRDNGRGMSAPVAQRASEPFFTTKDVGKGSGLGLSQVFGFASQSGGFVELETAPERGTTVTLYLPAIEEAEHG; this is translated from the coding sequence ATGGATGCGGAAACTGCCGTCGACAGTGCAGGGCCGTTTTCTTACGACAGCCGGCAGTGTCAGCTGTTGGTGCAGAGCGTGGCCGATTACGCGCTCTGTCTGCTCGATACGGTCGGTTATGTGCGTAGCTGGAACCCGGGCAGCGAACGCATCAAGGGTTACAGCGCAGGCGAAGTGTTAGGCGTGCATTTTTCGCGCTTTTATCTTTCCGAGGATGTGCAACGCGACGAGCCGACCCACAACCTGGAAATCGCCGCACGCGAAGGGCGCTTTGCTGCCGAAGGCTGGCGCGTGCGTAAGGACGGCAGCCGTTTTTGGGCCAGCGTGGTGATCGAGCCGGTGCTGGAACTCGGTATGCTGGTCGGCTTTGCCATGGTCACCCGCGACGTGACCGAGCGGCATGAAGCGCAGCGTCTGCTGCAACAGGCGCAGCATGCGTTCCTGGGCTCGCAGAAAGTTGAAGCGCTAGGCAAGTTGACGCTGGGTGTAGCGCACGATTTCAACAACCTGTTGACGGTAATGGTGACCAGCCTGGATCTGATCGCGCTGCGCAGCGGCGATGATGCGCGTACCCGCATGTTGATAAACGCGGCGCAAACCGCGGTGGATCGCGGCACCTTGCTGACGCGCCAACTTCTGGCCTTTGCGCGTGGGCAGCGGCTGGTCCCAGAGCGTCATGCCGCTAATGACGTGTTGGCAGGTTCGCTGGAACTGCTGCTGCGGCGCGCGTGCCCGGCCGGCGTCGGCCTGTCGTTGGAATTCGCCGAAGCATTGCCGGACGTGTGCATAGACCCCGGTCAGCTGGAAGCGGCATTGCTCAATTTGATTTTCAACAGCTGCGATGCCATGCCTACGGGCGGTGCCATCGTCGTGGCGACCGCCGCAACGCTGCGCGTTGCGTTGTCTGATCCGCACGGCCCACAGCGCCGCTACGTCAGTATTGCAGTGCGCGACAACGGCCGTGGTATGTCCGCGCCTGTCGCGCAACGCGCCAGCGAACCGTTTTTCACCACCAAAGATGTGGGCAAGGGCTCCGGCCTGGGATTGAGCCAGGTGTTCGGCTTTGCGTCCCAATCCGGCGGTTTTGTCGAGCTTGAGACCGCACCCGAACGCGGCACCACCGTTACCCTGTATCTTCCGGCCATCGAGGAGGCCGAGCATGGCTGA
- the cyoB gene encoding cytochrome o ubiquinol oxidase subunit I, giving the protein MLGKLTLEAVPYHEPIIMAALGGASLLGLIIAGAVTKYKLWGYLWKEWLTSVDHKRIGVMYIIVALVMLLRGFADAAMMRTQQAIAHGGNEGIFPPHHYDQIFTAHGVIMIFFMAMPFMTGLLNVIVPLQIGARDVAFPFLNSLSFWLFVAGAALINLSLGVGEFAQTGWLAYPPLSGLEYSPGVGVDYYIWALQVSGLGTLLTGINFFVTIMRMRAPGMTLMRMPIFTWTALITNILIIAAFPILTVALALLGADRYLGTHFFTNDGGGNAMMYVNLIWIWGHPEVYILILPAFGIFSELIATYSRKRLFGYTSMVYATSCIGVLSFVVWLHHFFTMGSGANVNAFFGITTMIISIPTGVKIFNWLFTMFRGRVHMTAPVLWTIGFIITFSIGGMTGVMLAIPAVDFVLHNSLFLIAHFHNVIIGGVVFGYLAGLTYWFPKAFGFRLNEKLGKASFWCWIIGFFVAFMPLYVLGFMGMTRRMNTYNHPEWAPWLIVAAVGAAIIGTGIFLNLVQIAYSVWKRREHMDYTGDPWDGRTLEWATSSPPPFYNFAVLPHIDDRDQFWADKQNGKGWVRPSRYEPIHMPRNTGAGVYIGAFSVLLGFGMIWHIWWLAIIGLVGMIGSFIARTFDDDIDYWVPADEVERIENARFALLEQQQAAQAAKVV; this is encoded by the coding sequence ATGCTAGGCAAACTTACGCTCGAGGCGGTTCCGTACCATGAGCCGATCATTATGGCTGCTCTCGGCGGCGCGAGCCTGCTCGGCCTGATCATCGCCGGCGCCGTCACCAAGTACAAGCTCTGGGGCTATCTGTGGAAGGAGTGGTTGACCTCGGTGGATCACAAGCGCATCGGTGTTATGTACATCATCGTGGCGCTAGTCATGCTGCTGCGCGGCTTCGCCGATGCGGCGATGATGCGCACCCAGCAGGCGATCGCCCACGGCGGCAACGAAGGCATCTTTCCGCCGCATCACTACGATCAGATCTTCACCGCGCATGGCGTGATCATGATCTTCTTCATGGCCATGCCATTCATGACGGGTCTATTGAACGTCATCGTGCCGCTGCAGATCGGTGCACGCGATGTGGCGTTCCCGTTCTTGAATTCACTGAGCTTCTGGCTGTTCGTGGCCGGTGCGGCGTTGATCAACCTCTCGCTGGGCGTCGGTGAATTCGCGCAGACCGGTTGGTTGGCCTATCCGCCATTGTCGGGGCTGGAATACAGTCCAGGTGTCGGTGTGGACTACTACATCTGGGCGTTGCAGGTCTCAGGGTTAGGCACATTGCTGACCGGCATCAACTTCTTCGTCACGATCATGCGGATGCGCGCACCTGGCATGACCCTGATGCGGATGCCGATCTTCACCTGGACCGCGTTGATCACCAACATCCTGATCATCGCGGCATTCCCGATCCTGACCGTGGCGCTGGCGCTGCTGGGTGCCGACCGTTATCTGGGTACGCACTTCTTCACTAACGACGGTGGCGGCAACGCCATGATGTACGTCAACCTGATCTGGATCTGGGGTCACCCGGAAGTGTATATCCTGATCCTGCCGGCGTTCGGCATCTTCTCAGAGCTGATCGCGACCTATAGCCGCAAGCGTCTGTTTGGCTATACCTCGATGGTGTACGCCACCTCTTGCATCGGCGTTCTGTCGTTCGTGGTGTGGTTGCACCACTTCTTCACCATGGGCTCGGGTGCCAACGTCAATGCCTTCTTCGGCATCACGACGATGATCATCTCGATCCCGACCGGGGTGAAGATCTTCAACTGGCTGTTCACCATGTTCCGCGGTCGCGTGCACATGACAGCGCCAGTGTTGTGGACGATCGGCTTCATCATCACCTTCAGCATCGGCGGCATGACCGGCGTGATGTTGGCGATTCCGGCCGTGGACTTCGTGCTGCACAACAGCCTGTTCCTGATCGCGCATTTCCATAACGTGATCATCGGTGGCGTGGTGTTCGGTTACCTGGCAGGTCTGACCTACTGGTTCCCGAAGGCGTTCGGCTTCAGGCTTAACGAGAAGCTGGGCAAGGCTTCGTTCTGGTGCTGGATCATCGGTTTCTTCGTGGCCTTCATGCCGCTGTACGTGCTCGGTTTCATGGGCATGACCCGCCGCATGAATACCTACAACCATCCAGAGTGGGCACCTTGGCTAATCGTGGCTGCGGTGGGTGCAGCGATCATCGGTACAGGCATCTTCCTCAATCTGGTGCAGATCGCTTACAGCGTCTGGAAGCGTAGGGAGCACATGGATTACACCGGCGATCCGTGGGATGGCCGCACGCTGGAGTGGGCAACTTCTTCGCCGCCGCCGTTCTACAACTTCGCCGTGTTGCCGCACATCGACGACCGCGATCAGTTCTGGGCCGATAAGCAGAACGGCAAGGGTTGGGTGCGACCGTCCAGGTACGAGCCGATCCATATGCCGCGTAATACCGGTGCAGGTGTCTATATCGGTGCTTTCAGCGTGCTGCTGGGCTTCGGTATGATCTGGCACATCTGGTGGCTGGCCATCATCGGCCTGGTGGGCATGATCGGCAGCTTCATCGCACGGACGTTCGATGACGACATCGATTACTGGGTGCCGGCCGACGAAGTGGAGCGCATCGAAAACGCACGTTTCGCCCTGCTCGAACAGCAACAGGCGGCGCAGGCCGCGAAGGTGGTATGA
- the cyoA gene encoding ubiquinol oxidase subunit II, which produces MIPLKHLRRLLRLGLMLPFLLLAGCNSAILNPKGQVGHDEKQLLITSVVLMLIVVIPVIVMAITFAWKYRASNTKARYEPDWSHSTAIEVVVWSIPCVIILVLAVLTWRSSHALDPYRPLDSDVKPINIEAVSLDWKWMFIYPDQGIATVNEIAFPVHTPLNFKITSDTVMNTFFIPQLGTMIYAMAGMETKLHLIANEPGEYFGLSTNYSGHGFSKMSFKAHATDQAGFDAWIAQVKASPKTLDATEYQVLAANRNDKEQYPVTYYASVQDGMFRSLIGKYMNGPGHHPEGHGDHQASAVEPVAMCTSGEK; this is translated from the coding sequence ATGATTCCGCTGAAACATCTCAGGCGTTTACTTCGTCTAGGTCTGATGTTGCCGTTCCTGCTGTTGGCAGGCTGCAACTCGGCCATTCTCAATCCGAAAGGCCAGGTCGGCCACGACGAGAAACAGCTGCTGATCACCTCAGTGGTGTTGATGCTGATCGTGGTCATCCCGGTGATCGTGATGGCGATTACGTTCGCGTGGAAATATCGCGCATCGAACACGAAGGCGCGCTACGAGCCGGACTGGTCGCACTCCACCGCCATTGAAGTGGTGGTGTGGTCGATCCCTTGCGTGATCATCTTGGTGCTGGCGGTGCTGACCTGGCGCTCCTCGCACGCGCTGGACCCGTACCGGCCGCTGGATTCGGACGTCAAGCCGATCAACATCGAAGCAGTGTCGCTGGACTGGAAGTGGATGTTCATCTATCCAGACCAGGGCATTGCGACCGTCAACGAGATCGCGTTCCCGGTGCACACGCCGCTGAACTTCAAGATCACCTCCGATACAGTGATGAACACGTTCTTCATCCCGCAGCTGGGCACCATGATCTACGCGATGGCGGGCATGGAAACCAAGCTGCATCTGATCGCCAATGAGCCGGGCGAATACTTCGGCCTGTCGACCAACTACAGCGGTCACGGTTTTTCGAAGATGAGCTTCAAGGCGCATGCCACCGATCAGGCTGGCTTCGATGCATGGATCGCTCAGGTCAAGGCATCGCCGAAGACATTGGACGCCACCGAGTACCAAGTGCTAGCCGCCAATCGCAACGATAAAGAACAGTATCCGGTTACCTACTACGCGTCGGTGCAGGACGGCATGTTCCGGTCGCTGATAGGCAAATACATGAATGGCCCGGGTCACCATCCGGAAGGCCACGGCGATCATCAGGCATCGGCTGTAGAGCCGGTTGCCATGTGCACTTCTGGAGAAAAGTGA
- the cyoD gene encoding cytochrome o ubiquinol oxidase subunit IV, with protein MANHHHTETAADAYAGGLKSYLTGFVMAVILTAIPFAMVMSGAFSKSVTVIVISLMAAVQMLVHMVYFLHMDRSPEQRSNVQVGLFSLLIIGIVIVGSLWVLHNMNVNMMH; from the coding sequence ATGGCCAATCACCACCACACCGAAACCGCTGCCGACGCCTATGCAGGCGGCTTGAAGTCCTATCTGACCGGCTTTGTGATGGCCGTGATCCTCACTGCCATCCCATTTGCGATGGTGATGAGCGGAGCGTTCTCCAAGAGCGTCACCGTTATCGTGATCTCGCTGATGGCCGCCGTACAGATGCTGGTGCATATGGTGTATTTCCTGCATATGGATCGCTCGCCCGAGCAGCGTTCCAACGTGCAGGTGGGCCTGTTCTCGCTGCTGATCATCGGCATCGTGATCGTTGGCTCGCTGTGGGTGCTGCACAACATGAACGTCAACATGATGCATTGA
- the radA gene encoding DNA repair protein RadA yields the protein MAKAKTKTAYVCGECGAEYNKWQGQCTECGVWNTLSEIVLKSATPGSKASPAASRRSGWAGKAEAPKITALKDVQQSEQARVSTGIGEFDRVLGGGLVEGVVVLIGGDPGIGKSTLLLQALASMASTLPVLYVTGEESLAQVAGRAVRLDLPLEGLNALAETGIENILQHASVARPKLIVADSVQTLWTESLTAAPGSVSQVRESAARLVRYAKETGTAVFLVGHVTKEGGIAGPRVLEHMVDAVLYFEGESGSRFRLLRAFKNRFGAVNELGVFAMGEKGLKEVSNPSAIFLSGGSTQQPGSCVMVTREGTRPLMVEVQALVDASPLSNPRRVAVGLEQNRLAMLLAVLHRHGGIVVGDQDVFVNVVGGIRVQETAADLPVLLAVLSSLRDCPLSEKTIAFGEVGLSGEIRPVPNGEDRLKEAATHGFKRGIVPRANAPKTASIKGMEIIAVERLSQALEASAD from the coding sequence ATGGCGAAGGCCAAAACCAAAACAGCCTATGTCTGCGGCGAATGCGGCGCCGAGTACAACAAATGGCAGGGCCAGTGCACCGAATGCGGTGTATGGAACACGCTAAGCGAAATCGTGCTCAAAAGCGCGACGCCTGGCAGCAAGGCCTCGCCAGCGGCATCGCGGCGTAGCGGCTGGGCGGGTAAGGCCGAGGCACCCAAAATCACCGCGCTCAAAGATGTGCAGCAGTCCGAGCAGGCGCGTGTGTCCACCGGCATCGGCGAGTTCGATCGGGTGCTGGGCGGTGGGCTGGTCGAAGGTGTAGTGGTGCTGATTGGTGGCGACCCCGGCATCGGCAAGTCGACGTTGTTGCTGCAGGCGTTGGCAAGCATGGCCAGCACGTTGCCGGTGTTGTATGTCACCGGCGAGGAATCGCTGGCGCAGGTCGCCGGGCGTGCGGTGCGCCTGGATCTGCCATTGGAAGGTTTGAATGCACTGGCCGAAACCGGAATCGAAAACATCCTGCAGCACGCCAGCGTGGCGCGGCCGAAGTTGATCGTGGCCGACTCGGTGCAGACGCTGTGGACCGAGTCGCTGACCGCAGCTCCCGGTTCGGTTAGCCAGGTGCGCGAGAGCGCGGCGCGGCTTGTGCGCTATGCCAAGGAGACCGGCACTGCCGTGTTTCTGGTCGGCCATGTCACCAAGGAAGGTGGTATCGCCGGCCCGCGCGTGCTCGAGCACATGGTCGATGCGGTGTTGTATTTCGAAGGTGAGAGTGGGAGCCGGTTTCGGTTGTTGCGCGCTTTCAAGAACCGCTTCGGTGCGGTCAACGAGTTGGGCGTATTCGCGATGGGCGAGAAGGGTCTCAAGGAGGTGTCCAACCCGTCGGCGATCTTCCTGTCCGGCGGCAGCACACAGCAGCCCGGAAGTTGCGTGATGGTCACCCGCGAAGGCACCCGGCCGTTGATGGTGGAGGTGCAGGCCTTGGTCGATGCCTCGCCGTTGTCCAATCCGCGTCGGGTTGCGGTGGGGTTGGAGCAGAACCGGCTTGCGATGTTGCTGGCGGTGCTGCATCGCCACGGCGGTATTGTGGTGGGCGATCAAGACGTGTTCGTCAACGTGGTGGGCGGCATCCGCGTGCAGGAAACCGCAGCCGATCTGCCGGTGTTGCTGGCGGTGCTGTCTTCGCTGCGCGACTGCCCGTTGTCCGAGAAGACCATTGCGTTTGGCGAAGTGGGGCTGTCCGGCGAAATTCGTCCGGTACCCAACGGCGAGGACCGCCTGAAGGAAGCCGCGACGCATGGTTTCAAGCGCGGGATCGTGCCCAGAGCCAATGCGCCCAAGACGGCCAGCATCAAGGGAATGGAGATCATCGCAGTGGAGCGGCTGAGTCAGGCGCTGGAAGCGTCGGCCGACTGA
- the cyoC gene encoding cytochrome o ubiquinol oxidase subunit III produces MTMASSTTLDHAAHPGGHDHDHEHHDAGGNTVFGFWVYLMSDCLLFAGLFATYAVLSGATVDGPTAKELFDLKFVLVETFLLLFSSLSFGVAMISAHKRNMTGLYAWLGVTALLGIGFVCMEVYEFNHLIHEGAGPGRSAFLSAFFTLVGTHGLHVTSGLLWMAVLVIQISKNGLTSRNSTRLACLSLFWHFLDIIWIGVFTVVYLLGAL; encoded by the coding sequence ATGACCATGGCTTCCTCGACCACGCTTGACCACGCCGCCCACCCGGGCGGCCACGATCACGATCACGAACATCACGACGCCGGTGGCAACACCGTCTTCGGGTTCTGGGTCTATCTGATGAGCGACTGCTTGCTGTTTGCCGGTCTGTTCGCCACCTACGCAGTGCTCTCAGGCGCCACGGTGGATGGACCGACGGCCAAGGAGCTGTTCGATCTGAAGTTCGTGCTGGTGGAAACCTTCCTGCTGTTGTTCAGCAGTTTGAGCTTCGGCGTTGCGATGATCTCGGCGCACAAGCGCAATATGACCGGGCTATATGCCTGGTTAGGCGTCACCGCGCTGCTGGGTATCGGCTTTGTGTGCATGGAAGTCTATGAGTTCAATCACCTGATCCACGAAGGTGCCGGCCCGGGGCGTAGTGCATTCCTGTCGGCCTTCTTCACCTTGGTGGGCACGCACGGATTGCACGTGACTTCCGGCCTGCTTTGGATGGCGGTGCTGGTGATCCAGATCTCCAAGAACGGCCTGACTTCGCGCAACAGCACGCGTCTGGCCTGCCTGAGCCTTTTCTGGCACTTCTTGGACATCATCTGGATCGGTGTGTTCACCGTCGTCTATCTGTTGGGAGCGCTGTAA
- a CDS encoding M61 family metallopeptidase, with amino-acid sequence MKMPTLLSVSLLAALSLPAAAQTAPPQDVPFEGTLKIDVDATDLAHRIFKVKTTMPAKPGPMTLLYPQWIPGDHSPTGPIDKLAGLVIKVDGKVVPWTRDQFDVYAFKIDVSQGATELVAEFKFLSPQAPNQGRVMMTPEMLNLQWNTAALYPAGYLARNIKAQASVTLPAGWSYATALETDHRVGDTVTFKPIDFDDLVDSPMFAGKYYKRVELSNAKQPVYLNVFADDAKSLESKPEQIKAHASLVQQMDKLYGARHFDHYEFLLALTKKLGGIGLEHHRSSENSGPPNYFTEWDKSWTGRDLLAHEFNHSWNGKYRRGADLYTPNFNVPMGDSLLWLYEGQTQFWGEVMAARSGLWTQDQAREILAVVAATQERGRPGMAWRTVQDTTNDPAMSMRRPKAYRSYQMSEDYYSGGQMMWLEVDSKLRQLTNNKRSIDDFGKAFFGMKNGDWGVNPYTFDDIVATLNDVASYDWASLLRSRMDGHGSLNGGIEANGWKLVYNDEPNLAIKTYESNESDVILRLSLGLSLEGSGEINEVLWDSPAFNAGLINGNTIVAVNGRAFSAEVIKDAIKAAKDTTTPIELLVKRLDRYDTVRIDYHGGLSYPHLERIAGKPDRLSELYKAR; translated from the coding sequence ATGAAAATGCCCACCTTGTTGTCCGTGTCTTTGCTGGCGGCGCTGTCGTTGCCCGCAGCCGCGCAAACCGCACCGCCACAAGATGTGCCATTTGAAGGCACCTTGAAGATCGATGTCGATGCCACCGATCTGGCGCACCGCATCTTCAAGGTCAAGACCACCATGCCGGCCAAGCCGGGTCCGATGACACTGCTGTATCCACAGTGGATTCCCGGCGATCACTCGCCGACCGGGCCGATCGACAAGCTTGCCGGTCTTGTGATCAAGGTCGATGGCAAGGTGGTGCCGTGGACACGCGATCAGTTCGACGTGTACGCCTTCAAGATTGACGTGTCGCAGGGTGCCACCGAGCTGGTGGCCGAGTTCAAGTTTCTCTCGCCGCAGGCCCCCAACCAGGGCCGGGTGATGATGACGCCGGAAATGCTCAACCTGCAGTGGAACACCGCTGCGCTCTATCCGGCCGGTTACTTGGCACGCAACATTAAGGCGCAGGCCAGCGTCACGCTGCCGGCCGGCTGGAGCTATGCCACCGCATTGGAAACCGACCACCGCGTCGGCGACACGGTGACCTTCAAGCCGATCGATTTCGACGACCTGGTCGACTCGCCGATGTTCGCCGGCAAGTACTACAAGCGCGTGGAGCTGAGCAACGCCAAGCAGCCGGTGTACCTCAACGTGTTCGCCGACGACGCCAAGTCGCTGGAGTCCAAGCCCGAACAGATCAAGGCGCATGCGTCCCTGGTGCAGCAGATGGACAAGCTTTACGGCGCACGCCATTTCGACCATTACGAATTTCTGCTCGCGCTGACCAAGAAGTTGGGTGGCATCGGCCTGGAGCACCACCGTTCCAGCGAAAACAGTGGCCCGCCGAATTACTTCACCGAGTGGGACAAGAGCTGGACCGGGCGCGACCTGCTTGCACATGAGTTCAACCATTCCTGGAACGGTAAATACCGCCGTGGCGCCGACCTGTATACGCCGAATTTCAACGTGCCGATGGGCGACAGCCTATTGTGGTTGTATGAAGGCCAGACCCAGTTCTGGGGCGAAGTGATGGCTGCGCGGTCGGGCCTGTGGACGCAGGACCAGGCACGCGAGATTTTGGCAGTCGTCGCTGCGACCCAAGAGCGCGGCCGCCCCGGGATGGCCTGGCGCACTGTGCAGGACACCACCAACGACCCGGCTATGTCGATGCGCCGCCCGAAGGCGTACCGCAGCTACCAGATGAGCGAGGATTATTACTCCGGCGGCCAGATGATGTGGCTGGAAGTGGATAGCAAGCTGCGTCAGCTGACCAACAACAAGCGCTCCATCGACGACTTCGGCAAGGCGTTTTTCGGCATGAAGAACGGCGATTGGGGTGTCAATCCGTACACCTTCGACGACATCGTCGCCACGCTCAACGACGTGGCCTCCTACGACTGGGCGAGCCTGCTGCGCAGCCGAATGGACGGGCACGGCTCCTTGAACGGTGGCATCGAAGCCAACGGCTGGAAGCTGGTCTACAACGACGAGCCGAACCTGGCGATCAAGACCTACGAAAGCAACGAGAGTGACGTCATCCTGAGGCTGTCGTTGGGTTTGTCGCTGGAAGGCTCCGGTGAAATCAACGAAGTGCTGTGGGACAGCCCGGCGTTCAATGCAGGCCTGATCAACGGCAATACGATCGTCGCAGTCAACGGCCGCGCCTTCAGTGCCGAAGTCATCAAGGACGCAATCAAAGCCGCCAAGGACACCACCACGCCGATCGAATTGCTGGTCAAACGTCTGGATCGCTACGACACCGTGCGCATCGATTACCACGGCGGGCTGTCGTATCCGCATCTAGAGCGTATTGCCGGCAAGCCGGATCGCTTGAGCGAATTGTACAAGGCGCGTTGA